The region CTTCCTCGTCTGTTATGTTTCGGTTCTGCGACAGTATCTTGAATATTTCCAAGATTTCCTCTTCGTTGGTATCTTCAGGTAATAAGCTTTTTATAGCGTTACAATCGTCTTCGGTCAAACTGTTGGTCGAACTATGACCGTGATCCAAGATTTTTCTTCCCCATTTGTAGCACCAGGTTCCGAAAGAGCTCCAGCCTTTGGCTAGAGTTAAACACTGATGAACGCTGAACTGCAGTAATTTTCCAATGGCCATTTCATTCAAGGGGATGATTCCTGAAAGGTTATTATCTACCAGTGTTATATCTGGAAGAACGAGTAATAGTTTTCCAAGATGAGAGTTCATATCTGTAACTGAAATATCATTGTTTTGCATCCAAGAGGCCAATTTCAAGAGAATTTTGCTGCTCATTCTTCTCAGTTCAGGGCCACCGTACAATTCTGTATGCTTCGATATCAAGGTTGAAGTGGCtgcacataaattgaatatGTCCTGTTTATTCTCCTCTTTTGTGTAAAGCAGCTTGATGACCTCGGAAACAGCTCTTGCTGTATCAACGGTCCATATTTTAACGTCAGCAATTTTATTTATCACGGAAACTGCTAAATTGTTCGTTCCTGTATGGTGGTCACTCAGTATGAGATCTTTCTCTTCCAAAAACTTGTAGATTTGTCTGTAGGCCAGATTAAAATTCTTCTCTTTCCTCGCTCTGTTTATAATATCCAATCTAAGATTGCTACAGAACGAATTGAAGCCTTGATTCTGCATACTGCCAAAATATTCCGACCACCAGAGAATCTTTCTCAAAATGGAAGAATCTATCATGCTCACCTCGGTCTCGAAATTTTCAGATACTAAGAAAACTGTGTTGGCCGGTATATTATTGTAAACATTCTTGAGGCCTTGGCCTATGTATTGTAACAGGCAGAACGTTTGGAAAATGTCACAAGGTGCTATGTCAagatattcttgaattgaattctCGATAAGATTAAGATTCAAATCTATTTTCTCGTTCAGGTCTTCAGTGATGCGATTTGTCGAAAGCTGCAGAGCTATTCGGTATAGATTGTTTTCTGCAGTAGACAGGGTGTTGTAACAACTCCAACTTTTCGGTTTGTCATCAGTATTCCACTCGGATAAAGTGGACAGTTCGTGAATGCCACCTTCCAATTCTGCAAAGCTTGTAGCGCATTCCCAATCATTTGAGTAATACCAGCATTTTCTATGGGCCTCATTGAAATCTTCATTTTCTGGATTTTTATGCCAAGTCAGAACGTCCATCCAGTGGTGGAACTCTTTGAGGCAAGCTTCGACTTGGTCATGTATAAAGTTCCTAATTTCTAAATTGATCTTTTTGATATCGTCCTCGTCGTCGCTGTCTTCGTTCGAAGCCATCTCTTTGAGTACCTTTCTGTAACCTTCGATAGCCACTTCATACTTCTTCGATGATTGTTCACCAGCGTATTTGATCCAACCGTATTTTCTACCATGTTTTCCTTTCAAATTCTTGCACCATACATAGAGCCCGTAAATGGCTTCAGTCTCTCTCAGATTTAGAAGCGCCATCGTCATGAAAATAGCACACCTCTCAAACTCTGCCGATTGAATTCTATCGGAAGCCGCCATTTCTTTCATGAGGGCATGCACATGCCTTATTACTGTGTTGAACTCACCGGCATGTAATGCTATGTGTATAATCACCATACGAACTCTAGTTATCCACTCGTTGCATGTGTTGGAATTAGCAACAAAGAAAGTTCTCACTAATTTAGGCGGTTGAGGCATAGCGACAGCACAACCTTCTGCAGCGTTGTAAATCCGTTTTTCTAAGTGTTCAATGAATTGCAAGAGCAAAGATACTCTTACCCTAGTTAACCTGTTTTCATGTACAACAGTCCTATCTTTGTTTATCGACAAAAGTTCGTTACCAAGTTGGTTCAGGGCGCCTTCTATCTTCATGAAGGTTTCGTTGGGTTTTCCCAATGGCGTCCGTAACTTTGAATTCACACAAAACTGAGCGGCCTCTAACATGGCCCAATTGTGAAGAACGTTCTTAGAATTGATTCCTAAATCGTAAAAGAGTTCCATGTTCATTTGAGACTCTATGTCCAGGCATAAACTGGAAACGAAGATCTCTTCCAAGCAGTCGATGCTGGTCTTCTCACTTTCCGGATCAAGTAAGAACTTCATCAATTTCTTGAATTGAGACGGGCACATAATATCGTTAAAAATTGCCCCAGTGGAATGTAGGTACTGCGCCATGGTTATCATATAGCTGTTATAGTCTTTAGAAGTGGAATTTTGGTGTTTCGAATTATTCACCGAGCTTATCTTGTTAAACTCTACTACGGCAACATCCCAAGGTATGAGAGAAGCCAGTTTGGAGTAAGCCATTCTCAAAATTTCCTTGTTGGAACTCATGTGGAGTTTGCACAAATCGCTTACGTTTATCAAAAACGTATTGCTCCAAGGCAGATGCTTGTAACTCAAAAGTTTGTCCAGATTTTCGCAAACATGCAATGCTACGTCTTGGTTCAGGTTATAACCGCATCTTACGAGAACTTCAGTGATGGACACGAAATTTTCCTTGTTGTAAATGTTGATGAGGTACACTTCTGCTTTGCACAAGACATCTTTGATCCACTTCAGTGTGGACAAGACTACTTCGTGGCCAGAGTCGACATTCAAGGTTTTGTAGATAACGTCTAGGATCGTGGTGAAATTACCTGAGTTTGGTGATGAATGTGGTACATCGTCTTTAGAGCCATCGGTGATGGAAAATCTGGTCAGGCTAGAACTGTCCTCGGTTCTACTCAATAAGGAGGACGTAGAAATGTAGTGATTATAGCATCGACAATGGGAAAACAGAAGGTACATCAGACCGTACTGAACGTCTGGAAAATTTTGAGCCAAATTCTGATCGTAGGGCAACAAATGGATAGCAACAAGTTCTAAAATGCTCGGTTTGAGAGCCCACATGACTATGATTGAACTGGCGTTGGCCAATTGGGATAAACACCTCAAAAGGAATATCACAGAATTTTCGGCTTCTCTTTCAGAATATTTCTCAACATCAGATTCCGCAAAAGGGTTGTTATCGGTGAAAGGATTACAAGCAGGTAAAATTTTCCTGTAAACAGTCTCGAAATCTCCCAACACATATCGATAGGCTTCTTGTACCAATGACACATTCTTCAAATTCAGTAATGCTTGATAAACTAGTATAACGGACTTTTGAATATCCAAAAACGGGGATAGACGTAGTTTCATCAGCTCAGATTTTGGTCCGAGCAATTTTTCTATCAATTTCACGGGTAGATTGGCGGAAAGTTCTTTCAGAATCTTCGAAATGAAGATCAACATCGAAACTATGGTGAACTCGGTAAACTCATTCACTAGAGACAATTCCGATTCGATGAGATTATACACAGAATTCACCAGAGTCTGAGTTTTTGTTTCGAGGAAGGTGAGTAGGATGGCGACACAATCGTTGGTAGCGATTGTAAGATTTTCCGGTATGTAGGATTCCAGCGCTTCTGAAGTTGTCTTGATAATCTGGGCTACGAGACTACTGATCAAATCCGGTCGTACGATCTGAGTCTCATTTGCACTGATACACTTGTCCAGACATTTGAGAATGGTATTCATGGCAAGCACCAAAACGGTTATGTGCTCCAAAAAAGAACTATCGCCTGTCTCAGAAAGTTGCTTTGAATAGTTCACTATATCCTCCAAGAAGTTCTCAATGAGGTTGAGAGAAAACCCTAAATTGAACTGGAAGTGTTTTGGAATTCGTTGCAGGTTTGTCGAAATGAATTCAATGGTGGAAAGCGGCTGAGTGTGATCCACGTGCCAACCAAATAGGAGATCTATCGTATCCCGGAAGAAGGGGAAAAAACTGTCAGGATATAACTCGACAACGGTCATGAGTACGTCCAATGTTATTTTGAAGATAGGAGCACTTTCCGTATTTTCTATTATAGATACCAAGTTCCTAATTAAGTCCTCACTGTGTTCTTGAATCACCGGAAGTTTGCTTTCGAACAATAAGGTTTCCTTCAGTGTCTCAACGAGCAAAATCTGCATGTCTTCATAAGATGTAGTCATCTTACCAAAAAGCCAGTTCTGATATCTGTCAAAATCGTGCTCTTGTCCCATTATGTAACCCATCCTCCCCAAGGCTCGAGCTGCCTGTTTCTTAGAAGGAAGCCCTGGAGAAACCTGTAGAATTTCGAACATGGACTCACCCAGTATGTGGAAAGCTTTTCGAATATAAGGAGCATTATCTGGAAGCAGTAGAACTTCTAgcagttttttggaaattacTAAAGAGTTATTCTGGTCAGTTTCCATACTTAAACGGCGCAATAACTTTGAAATCCTAGTGTCTTCTggtaaattcaatttcaaatctgtCTTCTtatcattttcataaaatttgccATGATGAGAATTACCTGTTGAGGAAAACAAGAAATGCATATTAGTCCCCCAATTTATCAAGTTTGGTAGATTTATAGATAAAGAAGTTTATTGAAAACAATGATTAATTTAGGAGTACTTCTGGCCTAAGGCAACACTAAATTAAAACAATTAACTTGAAAATGATCAGGAGAATGTTATCTTCAAACTACTCTctggttttcattttgatttacaAATCTGAAACCTCTAACATGTGAAAGTCAGGAATGCGTATAAAAAACATACTCACCAACAGCATCTGCATTTCTACTAGAAGAGTCATGATATTTTCTGAAGGAATTTAATCCTTCCCTTTCATTTCTGCGAGTAACTGTTCCCCTTGATCTAAAACCCTTACGATCAGTAGTCCAAGTTGAAGGACGAAATTCAGTAATCCTGCTTCTAGAGGTGGAATTACGGAATCTTCCTTCTCTCAGGTAACCTTGGCTTCGGTTATTAGACTCTGGGAAATCCCAATCAATAACGTTGCTCTCACCATTTTCCGCATTACTCTGATCATAATTGCTGATTTCGGATGAGGTTTTTGAAGATCTCAACTTATATGTGGTGTTATTTGATATCATCACTTACATTACGATTAAAAATCTTTAACTGCAACTATGGATTATCGCCGATTTCACAATTCACTGAAAATAACAAATACAGgaataattagaaaaaccatcttaactaaatattttttttactcaCATAAAagcaaaatttttatgaaactgTCAACAGAAAATTCCAGTTCAACATCCGCATCATTAAAATGTAGTCACAGAAAAAGaataacagaatattgaagacTAATCTGTGGCATAATTAAACCATTTccgttgaaatttcaaaattaataaaggAGATCAATGAAAGTTTCATTGGTTGGGTTGGATTATCATCAAACAGCATTCAAAGAAGTACCATTTATACAATTAACAATTCCGTCGAAATTTAAATAAGATCAAATTTTGGGAGTTTTCAAAAAGTTGAAAGACAAaatccatagaatataaaatatctatGCTATTACCTATTCAATCTGTCAAATAACCTCGTTACTTCAAATTgtaaatatagttcaatttttcattatggAAGATCCAGAGcttgaaaaaatcagaaatcagAGATTAGCGCAACTACAATCTCAATATAATGTCAgtaggaaaagaaattttcagatttataacCTATAATCAATTTCATGAATTTACAGAATGAAGGTGGAGATTCTGAAGCCCAGAGAGCTAAGCAAGAGCAGGCTAAAGAAGACACAAAGCATGCAATCCTTTCTCAAATTTTGGACCAACAAGCACGTGCAAGATGTAAGTCTGTTCTTCTATATAAACCACTGTTCAAAATGAATGAACTATTGGTTTAATTTACAGTGAATACTCTCCTTTTGGGAAAGCCTGAGAAAGGACTAATGGTTGAAACAATGTTAATGAATATGGCAAGGAGTGGTCGGATAGCTCAAAAGATCGGTGAACCTGAACTCATCCAACTTCTAGAAAGTATAAATGCGTCTACACAATCTAAACAAACCTCagtgaaatttgatagaagaaGAGCTGCCATTGACTCTGATGAcgatttttaatttattcagctgcatttcttgtaaaatttgaaatgcttaTTTATGCTACAATTAATCAATAAACGTTttctaaataatttatgtaTGTATTTAGATTATATTGAAGCAGCAACTAAACAAGTTATATCAtttgaaattgctattttaCGATTCAGTTAACTTCTGGAGCTTGAGGAATAAGGAAAAATTGTTGAgggaaacataaaaaataatcaatttaagTACTTTATATTAGAAATAACAACatctaaaatataaataaatagaaaaacTTCATTGATGAGATCAGTTCTTATTTATAAAGAAAAGTAACAAAATTTTGGTGTTTCACCTGAGCCGTATGTAGAatggaatatattcaaatgTCATAATATAATCGACCAAATAATTCCTGTGTATTTTTGATCTGAATGGAATTTCGTTAGCATTGTGTGAAACATGTAATAAATTACCTTGATACTTTCACTTGACTAACTCCACTATCTATTTCAAGGacaattttcaatacaaaaaaaggCTATTTGACAATATAAGAATATTGTCCTATTTATTGACATCCTCATGAATCATACACAATAATTCAACAGGAAACGTACAATATTAAATATGCCAAAAAGCTTCAGAAACGAACTGAATTGAGCGAACTTACAGTGACatcaatttgaagtaaatacCTGTGACATTTGCATTTTCGTTTCTTTGAGTTTATAGTGCGCTAAGAATttcaatatataataaaatatgcCTAAATAGATTGATTTCCCCTAAAGAAATGTCAATGGAAGCTAAGGGTATTtgaaacaacattgaattctaaaaatatataaaggAAACAAGGCACACGACTGTTTATACTTCCAAGTGACATCACTTGTGAAAAAATTGCATTTTAGCTGCATATTTTGAGGAATATTCCAGAGGTTACAAAAATTGTCAAATAGCCTATTGTAGATCAACATGGGGAAATgggtattttttcaaatatcctaAACAGGTACAGTAAAAACTAGAAATACAATATGGCACCAAAACAACTACCAATTATTATTTAAACATGATTAATTACAATATTTTTGCCATATAAAATTAATCGCCTGAAAGAATTTCCTGATTAAAACCAAAGACAACATACAGATTAACTACACACTCCAATTATAGACATTTGGTTAGACTCTAACCCTTAGAATGTTGAGAACATAACACTTATGAAATTTTATACGTACCTGTCTCACGAATATCTATCTCCGGACTTATTCCTTCTTTTCGTGTAATAattctgcaaaaaaaattaatattcatgaaaatattccgttctctttattttttcaacgtaAACGAAGATTTATAATTGTGAACTGACCTTCTTCATCATCTTCATCGGCATCCAAAATGTCGGCACAACAAATCGAGTACAAAATCAGAGAGAGAAATCCAAGTGGTAATCCAAAGAGAACAGTTGTTAAAACTGGATTTCCCCTCCACATTTCTGACAACGCAGTTCTCCCTTCAAAATAGGTCCTGTAGAATTTGACCATCAAACCATTCCCTCCATAAACCTTTGAAATTAGAATTTTTAGAACAAATACAAAagccaaaaatattttatacatACTGGTGCTGACTGGTTATGAATTCTTTCCAAAAAACTCTCCAAATATTCTTTGGTCATCTGCAGTGCATCTTCTTCTTCTGGAATATGATGGTGATTCGTTGTACTGTTCAAAACCAAGAGATAGGGTAACGGTAGAACTTGCATGGCAATGCTATTTGCTAGGTCTGGGCTTCCCACccaaccaaactgaaaatacttGTGGTATTTTTCACGATTCTTGGTGATAACTGATTCTACCATATTCCTAAACTTCAACATTTCTCTAGGTATTTCATGGGACTTGTCCTCTTCAACTACAGCAAGAACAATATATTTCTTAGTCTGTAGTATCTCATTGATATTGCCTCTAGTTATTTTAGGGAATGTTGCAAAACGTTCTTCATTGATCCAATTGTACATTGTATTGTTGAAGTGCTCTGGATCACTTGTGTTTGCATCAACTAAAAAGttcaatattatgaataattttcataagAACTAACACTAAAACTATTCCTACCTGTATAAAAATAATGAGCATTGTCCTTATGGACAAAAACAGCAGGCAAATCAGTAGTGATATTGAAATGAGAACCAGCTATTTCCTTAGATGCAACATAAAAGAAACTATGCGGTTGCATTTTAGAGGCAATATTATTGAAAGAATCCCATAATGGACCTTCTTGATCCCCAACATACATGAAAAATAGTTGATTCATGCCTTGAAGATTTGTTATGCTTTCTGGCCTTGTAACTTGTTGAATCGGAGGTCCCGCCATTCTCAGAGCAAAATTGATTATGTCTTCTTTATTTCGATCACCATGGTACGTGAAGTCCTCATCTGATGTGATACTagaatttcaaagttttcaaacattttttttgatcCCCTTTTATTCAACTCACAATTTTATGGTTGGAAAAccattaattgaaaattcagaaGCTATAGATGTGAAGCGAGTACAATCTACTCTACCCACCCTTACATTAGTTCTATAAAGTGCTTGAGAAACCTGTGCCCACACAGGTTCAAGTCGTTTGCAATGACCACACCAAGGTGCATAAAACTTCACAAGCCATAGTGTATTACTTTGCTTACGGATTTGAGCGAATTTATCACTCAATTCCAATACTTTTGATCCTGAACAATTTAAAAATACAGATACTGAAATGAATGATAATGTAGTAACAATCTAATGAATAGTACTTTCCGTATACCTGTAATCAATAATGGGAAAagtatattcattttgatattttatattaaacatatatttttacgaatccaataatttaataatagaTTAATCGATCattataatatatacataaggattaatcaatttgaacaacatacgactgctgtcaaatttttcaattctgtaaaAAGGAGTGTTCCATAAATGAAACAGATACTCCTTTTTTTGTAGTGACCGCAGAACTATTTTCGGGAAACCTTattcagattattatttatttgttatatACTATCTATTTTCATGATTGGAAGCGTTTATCGTCATAATCTTTtactatcaaaaaaaaaaaaaaattaatatggtGTCATAGAATTGTGTAACTGTTGTAGAGGCGAGGCGACATTTTTTAGCTactttaaaaaatcattcatttaaaaatttgaGTTTTTGTTTTTACGCTTTGAGATTGATTAATCTTTTTTGTATGTTGCTTAATGATTGATGTTTTTATTGTATGTAGTAACGTCTATAacttttaaaaatgaaaccgTTTTCGGCTTTTATGGTAAGAATAACCTGAATCACCTTCAACATTATGCAGGAGTTTATTATTTCAGAATGTTGAAAATACTCGATTCTACATTGATGATCTCTATTCATCTGATCCAACAGTCTGTTTGGGGTCCATATTATGTATTAAAAATACTGTAATTGGATCAAATCGTCAGAAGGAGAGTGTTATAGCACAAGGAATTGTACCTCGTTTGATGCAACTTCTTAGAGATAGTAATGTTAGAATAAATGTCAGAATAGAGGCGGCTGTTACTCTTGGTTCTCTAGCAAAAGGAACTGAAGATCATATAGAATTATTACTGAAGTCAGGAGCAATCCAATTGCTCCTTGATTTATTAGAAGAAGACAAtcctaaattggtggatgcATGTTTATGCTGCTTACGAACATTAACTCTACAAGACACAACAACATTAAATAAATATACTCTCAAACGTGTGCAAAAGTTGCTCAGTTTTGCTGGTCTTAAAGAAAATACCCTAAGGCAAGAATGTGTTGCAACAATCTTAGGAGCTGCATGCAAAACTGTAACAGAACAGAATAATCTCGCCACAGCTGGTGCTCCATTAATATTAGCATCACTCTTGACTGTTTCAAGTACTTCTGTGCGGATACCAGTCTTAACTTGTCTGGCAGCAATGAGTTATAATAATCCAGCAGTGGCTCTTCAAATTGTAAATACTCAATATAATGATACCAGCATAATCAAACTGCTGTCCACGATGATCTGCCGGTATAGATCCATAGAAATGCAGATAGAAGCAGCTAGGTGTTTAACAAATTTACATCGAGCTGGTGCTATTCCTGCTAGTGATCATATAATCATTTATAGGACTTTACCTTGTTTAGTTCAGCTTTGTCAAGTAAGTATTGTTGAGCAACTAACATTAGGAAAGATTGTGAGTTTTAGACGATATCATCAAtaagaatgaatgaattttgttttaggagGACAATTTAGAACAACATAGAGCTGTAGCTGCCGATGCCTTGGCATATTTGACAGAAGTAGACAGTGAGCTACAGAAGATAGCAGCTATAAGTAATCAGCTGGTTTCTGCTATGGTGGATTTATTGAACTGTCAGAGTGTTGCCGCTAGACAGGCTGCATTCAGGTGAGTTGATTTGAATAGATTCATCCACCTGATCAACTGAGTTTCTCAACGTTAATATTCTATATAATGCTTTTTCTTTACGTGACCATTTTTATCGGTTTACTCACACCCCCAATCCGCATTGAAAACTTCGCTCCATTAGAGAGATACATTTATTCAATCATGTAACCAATACAGTTGTTGATCTTGTCAATCACAATTCATTTACAAAAGGTAAAGCAAAAAAACAAAAGAGTAAGAAAAACAAATTCTACAGTTCctcaaaatttctttcatttagGAACTCGTTTAAACTATAATAGCATTTCTTTACAAGAAAACTTTTAAGGGTACTTTTCTGTACCCTGAGAGatcgatttttgaatttttcaggtAAATTATTCCATATTGACAACAAACTATATATAACATTTCTCTGCAAGTATGAGAAGTTTGGCTTATCCTCAATTAAACGATTTTTCCCTCTGGTGTTATAGGGATGTTCTATATTTTTGAACTCAGAATGATTATTAATGACAAACATTACACATTAAAAAAAGCTACTCATTTTGAACCTAATTTCCTTATTCAccatatttgtattttatcaaaTATGTTTCCCATTCAGGGTTTTTGCATCTTTGGCTGCAAACGACGAAGACATTCGCAAGAGAATCATCGATACGAAATGTTTGATGGAAAAGATAATGGAAGGGTTGCAAGATGAAAATAAAGATATAAATTTGGCTGCTGTGAGATGTCTCCATTCTCTAAGTAGATCGGTCCAACAGCTTCGTACATCATTTCAAGATCATTCTGTTTGGAAGCTTCTTATGCCCATATTAGTAGGTAAATACCCATAAGTGTAACGTTGGAACCCAGATTACGAGAAACTTGCTATGTCAAGAGCTTGATCGGCCAATCGAAATccttaattttaaaataattgtataaggttttccaatagaaatgataTAAGTtaaaatggcaacactgtattatttttgacatttcttatgtcatttgtgttcagttggttatgccatttaatcaaggaaagatacacgcttcaacaacttttggaatttgtaaaattatttgatcaaaatcagtgctcatttgtgaatactgaaagaaattttattgaCGTTATTTAGTTAATCGGCTCATTATTCATATTGTAAACAAATTTGGAAATATGACTGGTTTGCAATTGGTTCATTACAAAATGAGGAAAATAATACATGAAATCTgtatttaattttcagaatcttCCTCGACAGAACTTCTAACAGCCGCTTCTTCGGCGTTGTGTAATCTGCTACTGGAATTCTCACCAGCTAAGGAGCCGATGGTGCAGCAGGGTGTAATCTCTGTCCTGGCGGAGTTGGTAACAAAACCGGAGCCTTCGATTCGACTAAACGGCATTTGGGCCCTTATGAACCTCGCATTCCAAGCAGAACAGAGAGTTAAATCGTCTATATTGAATTCTCTGGGAACCGACAAAGTCTTCAGGTTAGTGGATATCAATTTTGATAATATGCTGCATTTTCATCAAACATTGAGGCAATCGTTAAAATAGAGGCTGGTACGCTGGATTATAACAGCTCTTTGAGTCTGTGCGCTTCCTCTAAATTTGTAATAACatgcaaaataaataaatttaaaaaaatatatgatctaTTTCAAATCTAAACTTAAAGATTCACCAAATATACAAACTTGTTCCAAACTTGATGGTACACATCTCGCAAATCAAAATTTGACGTTTTCCTTTTGCAGGCTACTAGACGATCCTGATCCAAGGGTAATTATGAAGACGCTCGGTCTCCTCAGAAATTTGGTGTCGCCTAGACCTCACACTGACGCAATCATGGCTCTGCATGGGATACAGATCATGCAAGGGGTAGTCTTCGTTTTAGAAAGTGCCCATTCTCCGGAAATCAAAGAACAAGCTCTCTGCATTTTAGGTGAGTTTTTCCCTGAGCTCTTATTCATAGTAGAATTGggctaataacgggtgtttttttttttcgaggtatataactttaagttggcattactgttcaagatggcgaccgatttaacagctgtcaagtgatttattctcagtttggtttggcaattcatcatgaatagactcacgcctgaacaacgcttgcaaatagtgcaattttatttcgaaaataatggttctgtgcggaatacggttcgcgtccattttattttgtttagcgatgacgcgcacttctggttgaatggctacgtcaacaaacaaaactgccgcatttggagtgaaggtaatcctcaagtgtatgtcgaaacaccgttacatccagaaaaactgactgtttggtgcgctttatgggctggtggaatcattggtccgtacatcttcaaaaacgattatggccagaacgttacagtcaatggtgattggtatagagccatgattactaactttttcattcctgaattgaacaaccatgatgtccaggagctgtggttccaacaagacggtgcaacatgtcacacagctcgtgccacaatcgatttattgaaagacacgtttggtgaccgcctaatttcacgttttggacctgtgaattggcctccaagatcttgtgattcaacaccgctagactactttctgtggggctatgtaaagtcattggtctatgcggataagccacaaacccttgaccatttggaagacaacattcgccgtgttattgccgatttacggccacaaatgttggaaaaagtcatcgaaaattggacttccagattggactacatccgagccagaaatcatatttaaaatgtaatgtcacaagattatcttgcggataaataaaattcatgtcaatcgaataatccgtcgttgttttattgcaatttaaagttctatagctctaaaaaaaagacCCTTCATAAATAAGGAAAATCATCTGCgcgatttctcaaaaaaaaaaggaagattTGTTATCGCTTTTGGTCATCTTCGATTTCGAAATATCCGCCAGCAAAATGAATTCCAGATCAATCtgaacaattttattttcatgaagcgtttttatggagtaGTTCGAATCCAATAG is a window of Harmonia axyridis chromosome 2, icHarAxyr1.1, whole genome shotgun sequence DNA encoding:
- the LOC123672645 gene encoding programmed cell death protein 5, with product MEDPELEKIRNQRLAQLQSQYNNEGGDSEAQRAKQEQAKEDTKHAILSQILDQQARARLNTLLLGKPEKGLMVETMLMNMARSGRIAQKIGEPELIQLLESINASTQSKQTSVKFDRRRAAIDSDDDF
- the LOC123672643 gene encoding protein disulfide-isomerase TMX3, with the protein product MNILFPLLITVSVFLNCSGSKVLELSDKFAQIRKQSNTLWLVKFYAPWCGHCKRLEPVWAQVSQALYRTNVRVGRVDCTRFTSIASEFSINGFPTIKFITSDEDFTYHGDRNKEDIINFALRMAGPPIQQVTRPESITNLQGMNQLFFMYVGDQEGPLWDSFNNIASKMQPHSFFYVASKEIAGSHFNITTDLPAVFVHKDNAHYFYTVDANTSDPEHFNNTMYNWINEERFATFPKITRGNINEILQTKKYIVLAVVEEDKSHEIPREMLKFRNMVESVITKNREKYHKYFQFGWVGSPDLANSIAMQVLPLPYLLVLNSTTNHHHIPEEEDALQMTKEYLESFLERIHNQSAPVYGGNGLMVKFYRTYFEGRTALSEMWRGNPVLTTVLFGLPLGFLSLILYSICCADILDADEDDEEELLHEKKE
- the LOC123672642 gene encoding armadillo repeat-containing protein 8-like, translated to MKPFSAFMNVENTRFYIDDLYSSDPTVCLGSILCIKNTVIGSNRQKESVIAQGIVPRLMQLLRDSNVRINVRIEAAVTLGSLAKGTEDHIELLLKSGAIQLLLDLLEEDNPKLVDACLCCLRTLTLQDTTTLNKYTLKRVQKLLSFAGLKENTLRQECVATILGAACKTVTEQNNLATAGAPLILASLLTVSSTSVRIPVLTCLAAMSYNNPAVALQIVNTQYNDTSIIKLLSTMICRYRSIEMQIEAARCLTNLHRAGAIPASDHIIIYRTLPCLVQLCQEDNLEQHRAVAADALAYLTEVDSELQKIAAISNQLVSAMVDLLNCQSVAARQAAFRVFASLAANDEDIRKRIIDTKCLMEKIMEGLQDENKDINLAAVRCLHSLSRSVQQLRTSFQDHSVWKLLMPILVESSSTELLTAASSALCNLLLEFSPAKEPMVQQGVISVLAELVTKPEPSIRLNGIWALMNLAFQAEQRVKSSILNSLGTDKVFRLLDDPDPRVIMKTLGLLRNLVSPRPHTDAIMALHGIQIMQGVVFVLESAHSPEIKEQALCILGNIADGDRAREHIMMNEDILKKLVAFMNHPAQCLQETSIFCINNLARKGEVGASQRQNRLKDLGVVNILQSLMSNSSNQHFYNRVKATHSQFMMNDV